Within the Mugil cephalus isolate CIBA_MC_2020 chromosome 1, CIBA_Mcephalus_1.1, whole genome shotgun sequence genome, the region GTAAATTTTAGCATCTCCAAGTCGATAGTCATTTGGCATATGTGTGCCAAGATCTAAAGTTACTGGTGATTGGCCTTTAAATGTTGTATTGACATCAAAGATTGCAGCTAAAgatgtttatgttcattttgatttgtGATTTGAATGACcagtaaaatggaaaataaaagtttttgtgcTATAATGCCAATGTATCTTTGCTGTTTTTCAAATAGCCAGGGTCACCACAAACAGAAATCAAGACAGATTTTGACCAAACATATAAAagaagggctttttttttttaccatttgataatgagaaacacaagaaaaatccGTCCGTAGCTCGCTTCATTGTGACCCACGGCTAACTTCACCGTGTCACTACGAGCCGGTTGTTGCCGTTGCAGTGAACCGAATCTCTACGTGAACCGCGCGTATGCACGTCAGACCATGCGTGCGCACAATTGATGAAAGACATGTCCTTTGAAATGTTAACACACACCCATTTAACTAAATACATACTTTATTAAAACTCCGAAAAAAGGCTTTAATCGATAACGATAATCGAATTAACTAATATATGGACCAAAGTAAATGCCGTGTCATCGTCATAATTTATTATCACAATTAAAATCGTCAATCATAGCAATTCAGTTATAGTTAATTAATCTTTCAATGGAGTAGACCAtatgaaaatgttcatattGAAATGTAACATTCTCTTAAATAGTTATATAGGCCCATAATTGATAGGTGATTGATAGGTGAGGAGTTTTGTAGTGCCATGACTGCTCATCTGTAGTTGATTTCATTGATTAATTGGCATGGAAGATATATAAAGGAGTCCAATTTACCTCCAACGAAGTGGAGAGATGGCAGATCTAGCCGTGCTGGAAGATATCGCTGCCCGTGCATTCAGGAGAGATCGCATGTCCAGGGACCGTCAAAACACGTTTGACGAAACTGAGTTGTACAATTCCCTGGAGGTTGAAGTCTTGTCCTGCTACAACACCATTCATGCCCAAAGAGTGCGAATATCTCCTCAGCAGCAGTAGTTAGTCCCTGGATGGTCAACTCTCTCAAGCGCTCAGCTGAAGACATGTTTATGCAACAGCTCAAAGATTTATCCTGCAACCGCTCAAGCTTTGTCTAAGACGCGGAGACACGACACCACCGGCTTCCAGTAATACGGTCGAGCGCGTCGTGGTTCGCAGTTTGCGAGTCAAGCCGTAATTACGGTATAGGTACTGGGACAGTTCAAAAtgcaagggaaaaaaagaagggaaagcAAACCCTTCAGATTTAAGAAATCCTTTTTCTGAGCAAGTAAAATTCGACCTCGGCTGGCTTGACTCGTAAATTGCGAACCACGACTCACTTGACCGCAGTGGATTTTTCTTGCACGTCTAACTCTGTAATTAAAGTCTAGATGCCCGGGTCAGgcaaaaggcaaataaataaataaagcagcataAGTGTCAGATTTTGAAAATCCGTTCCCGGATCCGTTGCCACAATTAATGATGtcacagtatataaatatatgttgtgATTTTGAAAGAGGGAAAAATCCCGCCACCTAAAGGCATCCTGACAATTCAGTTTCTTATTTTGAGTCATAAGAGCCTTTCCTTCATAGGTTTACTCACATATTGTATTGATTCTTATTCACAGTGACCCTGATTACTACTGTACATCATTGCAAGACATGTAAAATTTCGAAGAAAATCAATGACAAATTCCCCCCATCTAAAGGCGTCCTCCCAATTCAATTTCTTATATTCATAGTCTCAAAAGCCTTTTCTTTATAGGTTTGCTCAAAAGCTGACTTTGATTCTTTTTCACAGTAAGCTCGAATATTATTGTATAAtatttcaagtcattttactgtaacattttaaagaaagtcACTCAACCTAAAAGTGTCCTGACAGTTCAACTCCTCATATTCAAATAGTCATAAAATATTGTCCTTCGTAGGTTTGCTCAAGTATTGATTCTTGACTCTTGTTCACAGCGACCCCGACTGCTACTGAACAAcatttcaagtcattttacttttaaattttgaaaaataaaaataaagcaatgaCAAAGTCGCCCAATCTAGATGTCCTCACAGTTCAATTTCTTAATTTGAAACGGTCATAACGGTTTTTCCTGCATAGGTTTGCTCAGATATTGTATTTATTCTTGCCATTTTAATCTAACGTTTTGAAGAAAACTAACGACAAAGTCCACCCATCTAAGGGCGTCCTGACAGTCCAGTGTCTTAGTTTCAATCATAAATGCTTCCTTCATAGGTTTGGTCAAAATTTGTcttgatttttgtttgtgttgaccctatttgaatttaaaaacaacaaaaatattagcattagcattacagcacaaaacttttattttccattttactgGTGATTCAaatcaaaaatctaaattacataaaattacataaaatatcTTTTGTCACGATCTTTCTGATACAACATGTCAGTACAACATTTGGAAGCTGAATGCCAGCGACTTCAGACCTTGACACACATACGCCAAATGATCACAAGCGTGTTTACAGAGACCCTGCTGTACTACTACTGTACAACATTTCAAGtaattttactgtaaaatttTGAAGGAATATACTGACAAAGTCACCCAGCCTAAAGGTACTAGGTGACTGGCAgttaaattcttctttttccatacagtaataaaatatttcacGTCATAGGTTTGCTCAAAAggctttgcatattttttttcttctttcagaaaGACATTGGCATTACAgcagaaaacttttatttttccattttactgGTGAtacaaatcaaaaatcaaaatttACACAAACATATCTTTAGCTGCAATCTCTCAGGCCAAACAACATGTAAAAGTCAATCGCCAGTGACTTTAGATTTTGACAGATGTATGCCAAATGACTATTGACTTGCAAATGCTAATATTTACTTCCTTTGATATTGGAATTTGACACGGAAAGGTtattcattcaattcaattttttttcttttctttcaggaaGATGACCCAGCACCTGTGGAAGTCCTCGGGTGGAGCTTTAATTTAGGTCTATCCCTAAAGGTTTTCCCACAAGTTTCACAAGGACAGCTTCTCACTTGAGTGACTTCTGATGTGGacttttaattgatttttttgcCTGAATGTTTTGTcaaatgttgttgctgttgttttgaaggttttaccacacaTTTCACAGGGATACGGCtactcacctgtgtgagtcctcatgtggacCTTTAAAACAGATCCTGTTTTGAAGGCTTTCCCACACATTTCACAGGGGTAGGGCTTTTCACCagtgagtcctcatgtggagATTTAAGGCACTTCTTGTTTTAGATCTTTtaccacacatttcacaagaataCCGCTTTTCATCTGTATGAATCCTCGTGTGTATAATTAATtcaccttttattttgaaggttttaTCACATTTAGGTATAGGTGCCGGAGCAGGCCAAAAATAGTCAAGGAAACGAAACGAAACAAAGCTTCAGATTTTATAAATCCGCTTCCTTCCGATGTTACCACAATCATTGacattatatataaatgtactgtaaaaaTTTGAAAAGTCAGTCACCCAACCTAAATGTGTCCTGATAATTCATATTCAAACAGCAATAAAATATTGTAGTTCATAGGTCAATTAATCTTGATTCGTGTTCACAGTGAACTTGACTATTACATAATTTTACTGTGTAATTTTGAAGGAAACCCATGAGAAATTCCCCCATCTAAAGATGTCCTGACAgtcaatttcttatttttaaacagCTATAAAGCCTTTCTGTCATAGATTTGCTGACATTCTTGTTCACAGTGACTCtgacattcattaatacaccGGATaagatgttacgatcccttgtgccatgatccgaggcaaaactCATTGGTTGCTCATAtagaagcagaagaagatggaaTATAGAAGAAGAAGTACAATGGAGAAACTGACCAGCAGTCAGTCACCAACAggaaccaacaagaagacaccagttAAATAGCCGAGTAGACTACTACCgtgcaacatttaaaatcattttactGTAGAATTTTGAAGGAAATCTGAGACAAAATCCACCCACCTAAAGGCATCCTGACAATATTCAAACAGTCTGTTCACAGATTCGAAGAGGATCTGACTACTACTTGACAATATAAAGTAATTTTACTGTGAATTTTTTAAGAAAACTAATGACAAGTTCACTCAAACTAAAAGCATCCTGACAGTTCAATTCTTCATGTTCAATCATAAAAGCCTTTCCTTCATAAGTTTGCTCAAGTAATGTCTTGAATCTTGTTCACAGTAACCCTGACTATTACTGTACAACATTTCAAATAATATTACAGTAAAGTTTTGAAGAAAACATCCTGACAGttcaatttcttattttcaaaCAGTCATAATGCTTTTCCTTCATAGGTTTGCTTAGATATTGTATTGATTGTCGTTCTTAGTGATCGTGGCTACTACTGTGCAACTTTTCAAGTCATATCAAGAAAATCAATGACAAATTTCCCCTATCTAAAGATGTCCTGACAGTTCGACTCCTCATATTCAAACAGTCATGAATACCTTTTTCTTTGTGGGTTTGCTCAAAAAGTATCTTGATTCTTTTTCACAGTGACCCGGACTACTACTGTGCAACATTTCAggtcattttactgtaaattttgaagaaaactaaaacaaagtcCCCCATCCTAAATGCATCCATCATGAACAACGGTTCAATTCCTCACATTCAAACAGTAATAAAAGACTTTCCTTTGTAGGTTTTCTCAAACATAGtcttgatttgtgtttgtggtgacCCTGACTattacaacaactacaacaacaaaaatacattgGCATTACAGcacaaagtgtttattttccatttactgGTGATACAAATGAAGGAtcaaaattaacacaaacatattttttgcCGCAATCGTTCTGAAACAACAAACCAATACAACATTTAAAAGCCAATCGTCAGTGACTTTCTTTACACTCATATGCCAAATGACTATCGGTTCACAGATGCTAAGATTTACTTTCTTCGATATCAGAATTTCTGATATTCGATAGGATCCGAGCATTTCAGTCTAGAAATGtatggatttgttttttctttcacgAGGACGACCCCTcgcctgtgtgagtcctcatgtggagATTTAATTTAGATCTTTCCCTAAAGGTTTtcccacacatttcacaagaatGCGGCTTcacacctgtgtgaatcctggTGTGGATAGTTAATTTAGATCTTActttgaaggttttaccacacatttcacaagaataTGGCCTCACATCTGAGTGAGTCCTCATGTGAACCTTTAATTCAGAGCTCGctttgaaggttttaccacaagTTTCACAAGGATACGGCTTTTCACCTGAGTGAATCCTCATGTGGTCCACTGCATGAGATCTTTGACTGAAGGCTTTACCACACGTGTCGCAAGaatacggcttctcacctgcaTGAAACCTCATGTGGACAATTAATTGACCTTTTTGcctgaaggttttaccacacgTTTCACAAGaatacggcttctcacctgtgtgaatcctcatgtggATAGTTAAGTCAGATCTAGTTCTGAAGGTTTTATCGCACATTTTGCAAGGGAagggcttctcacctgtgtgagtccttatGTGTCCAGCTAAATAAGAGCTTCTATCGAAACTTTTACCACAAGTTTCACAAGAATACggcctctcacctgtgtgaatcctcatgtggTCATTGAAATTACCCCTGGCACTGAAACTATTTCCACATGTTGTACAACCATAAGGTTTCTCCCTTGTGTGGCTTCTGTAATGTGTCTTCATATTGCACTGTAGCCTGAAACCGTTTCCACAGATATCACTTGTTAAAGACTTTCTACCTGTGTCAGTATCACACTGATTCTCTGACGTGGGAGAGTTGTCTATATTGTTCCTGTgacttgtgtctctgtgacatCTCTTCTTTGGACTCGGCTCTGCACTTCTACTTGATCCTGAGTCTACTTGCTTGTTTCCTTCCTGATGTCGGCTCTTAGCTACAGGAGAATTGTAAGAGAGGAGCTGGTCACTGTTTGGTTTTGATTCACTATGCTCAGTTTCCTCATTAGCAGGAGTCTCCATAAAGGAATCGGTTtccagaacaagaacaagataGTCTCCCTGCTGACTGCTGCGGGGTTCAtcctgttcttctttaatctgtggaggttctggttcctcctgttcctctttaatctgtggggggtctggttcctcctgttcctctttaatctgtggagggtCCCCCTGGTCCAGACTGGAGTTCATCTCCTTGTTACTGAGTTGCTGCTGAGTGAGAACCTCCTTCTTTGTGCAGACATGTTGCTGTGGAGGGTCTGGAAGGAGAAAGAATCACAACAGAAAGGTTACTAATGAGATGACGATACAACATAAGTGACATTTAAACTAGGGCTGAC harbors:
- the LOC125009253 gene encoding zinc finger protein 501-like — translated: MSSADSLRELIIQRLTAAAEEIVGLFERTVVQYEENIDRQRRLLDITGKPEIKLHKIDPPQQHVCTKKEVLTQQQLSNKEMNSSLDQGDPPQIKEEQEEPDPPQIKEEQEEPEPPQIKEEQDEPRSSQQGDYLVLVLETDSFMETPANEETEHSESKPNSDQLLSYNSPVAKSRHQEGNKQVDSGSSRSAEPSPKKRCHRDTSHRNNIDNSPTSENQCDTDTGRKSLTSDICGNGFRLQCNMKTHYRSHTREKPYGCTTCGNSFSARGNFNDHMRIHTGERPYSCETCGKSFDRSSYLAGHIRTHTGEKPFPCKMCDKTFRTRSDLTIHMRIHTGEKPYSCETCGKTFRQKGQLIVHMRFHAGEKPYSCDTCGKAFSQRSHAVDHMRIHSGEKPYPCETCGKTFKASSELKVHMRTHSDVRPYSCEMCGKTFKVRSKLTIHTRIHTGVKPHSCEMCGKTFRERSKLNLHMRTHTGEGSSS